A window of Selenomonas ruminantium subsp. lactilytica TAM6421 contains these coding sequences:
- a CDS encoding proton-conducting transporter membrane subunit → MESFMGALGLYGLGTLALVWPKRLELAAHYVSMGLAAVASLMVLGLSLLEMGLGTGGLWQLGRYSLVVDGWAAAFLLIIGLSGTAVSIYGLGYGRGYLGARIRQLAGLWNLFLGSMVLVVLAGDAFTFILAWEVMALVSFLLVNHESEKKQVVSAAYQYMVMTHLGTAAILVAFYILGSGAESFAFVDLAHSELSPVMKHIAFGCAFTGFALKSGLMPLHVWLPNAHPAAPSHVSALMSGVMLKVAVYGFGRFVFEFIGADVFAYGLIVMVIGLISAFLGVLYASMEKDMKRILAYSSVENMGIIFAAFGCGMLLVAMDKPYLSVVAFTAVLVHSVAHSLMKCLLFMSAGAVMHATGTRNVELLGGLLKKMPWTAAFTLIGSMSLASLPFTAGLVGEWLTLQGMMSLAFEAGSPELRLLVIFAFILLGLTGALALGCFVRLYGVAFLGRRRSNLVLKAHEMPFTMLLGMGLEAVAIIAIGLMPAPLVNAMRQILVESPLAIPAGDFIGLWWNGGQSEAVFNPWLIMIAGLLLFALLALTMGSHKVIVHQDVTWNCGTEPTRRQQYTATGFSKPLRRAFDFILKPRRERVFLQRDHAYFGRKLHYNLMIPDQFTDRLYRPLEHIVVRLADTLRIVQQGSVRLYIGYTMIAMVIVLIWGGM, encoded by the coding sequence ATGGAATCATTTATGGGGGCGCTGGGGCTTTATGGCCTCGGCACTTTGGCACTGGTCTGGCCAAAACGGCTGGAACTGGCTGCCCATTATGTATCCATGGGGCTGGCGGCTGTGGCCAGCCTTATGGTGTTGGGCCTGTCCCTGCTGGAAATGGGGCTGGGCACTGGCGGCCTTTGGCAGCTGGGCCGTTATTCATTGGTGGTGGATGGCTGGGCTGCAGCTTTCCTGCTGATCATCGGCCTTTCGGGGACGGCAGTGAGCATCTATGGTCTGGGCTACGGCCGGGGATACTTAGGTGCCCGCATCCGGCAGCTGGCAGGACTTTGGAACCTGTTCTTAGGCTCCATGGTGCTGGTGGTACTGGCTGGCGATGCCTTTACCTTTATCCTGGCCTGGGAAGTCATGGCACTGGTATCATTCCTGCTGGTCAATCACGAGAGTGAGAAGAAGCAGGTGGTGAGTGCGGCCTATCAGTATATGGTCATGACGCATCTGGGCACGGCGGCCATTCTGGTGGCCTTCTATATTTTAGGCAGCGGAGCGGAGAGCTTTGCCTTTGTGGATTTAGCGCATAGTGAACTTTCGCCAGTCATGAAGCATATCGCCTTTGGCTGTGCCTTTACAGGCTTTGCCCTGAAATCCGGTCTGATGCCGCTGCATGTCTGGCTGCCCAATGCCCATCCGGCGGCGCCATCCCATGTGTCGGCGCTCATGAGCGGCGTGATGCTGAAAGTGGCGGTCTACGGTTTCGGCCGCTTCGTTTTTGAATTCATCGGGGCTGATGTTTTTGCCTATGGCCTGATTGTAATGGTAATCGGCTTGATTTCCGCCTTCCTGGGTGTACTCTATGCGTCCATGGAAAAGGATATGAAGCGCATCCTGGCATATTCTTCGGTGGAGAATATGGGCATTATCTTCGCTGCCTTTGGCTGCGGTATGCTTCTGGTGGCTATGGATAAGCCATATCTGTCGGTGGTGGCCTTTACGGCGGTGCTGGTGCATTCCGTTGCCCACAGCCTGATGAAATGCCTGCTCTTCATGAGTGCCGGCGCAGTCATGCACGCCACGGGCACCCGCAATGTGGAACTGCTGGGCGGATTGCTGAAGAAAATGCCCTGGACGGCAGCCTTTACGTTGATTGGTTCCATGTCTCTGGCTTCCCTGCCCTTTACGGCAGGTTTGGTGGGTGAATGGCTGACCTTGCAGGGCATGATGTCCCTGGCCTTTGAGGCGGGCAGCCCGGAACTGCGCCTGTTAGTGATCTTTGCCTTTATCCTGCTGGGGCTGACCGGTGCCCTGGCGCTGGGCTGCTTTGTGCGGCTCTATGGTGTGGCCTTCCTGGGCCGCCGCCGTTCCAATCTCGTGCTCAAGGCTCATGAGATGCCCTTTACCATGCTTCTGGGCATGGGGCTGGAAGCTGTGGCCATTATCGCCATAGGCTTGATGCCGGCGCCGCTGGTCAATGCCATGCGTCAGATTCTCGTGGAGAGCCCGCTGGCTATTCCTGCCGGGGACTTTATCGGTCTTTGGTGGAATGGTGGCCAATCGGAAGCCGTCTTCAATCCCTGGCTGATTATGATTGCTGGGCTGCTGCTGTTTGCGCTGCTGGCGTTGACTATGGGCAGCCATAAGGTCATTGTCCATCAGGATGTGACCTGGAACTGCGGCACGGAGCCAACCCGCCGCCAGCAGTATACGGCAACGGGTTTTTCCAAGCCCCTGCGCCGGGCCTTTGACTTTATCCTGAAGCCCCGCCGCGAGCGCGTCTTCCTGCAGCGGGATCATGCTTATTTTGGGCGTAAGCTCCATTATAATCTGATGATTCCCGATCAGTTCACGGACCGTCTCTATCGTCCGTTGGAACACATCGTGGTCAGATTGGCTGATACCCTGCGCATCGTGCAGCAGGGCAGTGTGCGCCTCTATATCGGTTATACCATGATTGCCATGGTCATTGTGCTTATTTGGGGAGGGATGTAA